One genomic segment of Occultella kanbiaonis includes these proteins:
- a CDS encoding LacI family DNA-binding transcriptional regulator has protein sequence MSNKPTINDVAARAGVSKATVSKYLNVALGYSVAPKTRKKIEDAIRELDFHPNPIARSLTSGSSMTIGLVIADIKNPFFPDLVASVQEVVEAGGYNLILGSSGRDTGREIEIIRSMVQRRVDGLVLASVQGGSRDLEFVEELGLPTVLASRDLPELIWDTVVIDNIQGAEIAVKHLRDLGHTRIGYVGSNPTVKPFLDRLHGFEAATADLPESVTVTVGSMMEDGRLGTHELLARTPRPTALHFANDVMALGGLVACAELALSVPWDVSIIGHDNITAGSLPGIGLTTVDSAAAWVGARAAELLLQRIRGELVEGESPQLVMRPAKLILRSSTAPPPESRNGGQVPAR, from the coding sequence GTGAGCAACAAACCCACGATCAACGACGTCGCGGCGCGGGCCGGGGTGTCGAAGGCGACCGTCTCCAAGTACCTCAACGTCGCCCTGGGCTACTCGGTCGCACCGAAGACGCGCAAGAAGATCGAGGACGCGATCCGCGAGCTCGATTTCCACCCCAACCCGATCGCCCGCAGCCTGACCAGCGGCTCCTCGATGACCATCGGCCTGGTCATCGCCGACATCAAGAACCCGTTCTTCCCCGACCTGGTCGCCAGCGTGCAGGAGGTCGTCGAGGCCGGCGGCTACAACCTGATCCTGGGCAGTTCCGGTCGCGACACCGGCCGGGAGATCGAGATCATCCGGTCGATGGTCCAGCGGCGCGTGGACGGCCTGGTCCTGGCCTCGGTCCAGGGCGGCTCCCGAGACCTCGAGTTCGTCGAGGAGCTCGGCCTGCCGACCGTCCTCGCCAGCCGCGATCTGCCCGAGCTCATCTGGGACACCGTGGTGATCGACAACATCCAGGGTGCCGAGATCGCGGTCAAGCACCTGCGCGACCTCGGCCACACCCGGATCGGGTACGTCGGCAGCAACCCGACCGTCAAGCCGTTCCTGGACCGGCTGCACGGCTTCGAGGCGGCGACGGCGGACCTCCCGGAGTCCGTCACGGTCACCGTGGGCTCGATGATGGAGGACGGGCGGCTCGGCACACACGAGTTGCTCGCGCGCACGCCGCGGCCCACCGCACTGCACTTCGCCAACGACGTGATGGCGCTCGGTGGGCTCGTCGCCTGCGCGGAACTGGCCCTGAGCGTGCCCTGGGACGTGTCGATCATCGGGCACGACAACATCACGGCCGGATCCCTGCCCGGCATCGGGCTCACGACCGTCGACAGTGCCGCCGCCTGGGTGGGGGCCCGAGCCGCCGAGCTGCTCCTGCAGCGGATCCGCGGCGAGCTGGTCGAGGGTGAGTCCCCGCAACTCGTGATGCGGCCGGCCAAACTGATCCTGCGGTCCTCGACGGCGCCTCCCCCCGAGAGCCGCAACGGTGGGCAGGTACCCGCGCGCTAG
- a CDS encoding acyl CoA:acetate/3-ketoacid CoA transferase, protein MRAELLSVDDAAALVRNGATVALAANGGGMLEPTELIGAIERRFLATSSPRALHVVHALGAGDRASRGLNGFAHEGMVRRVTGGHWTWSPAMMRLAAEERIEAYTMPAGVITHLLRESGARRPGLITRTGLHTFADPRLKGCRANASARDDVVELLELDGTEYLRYRPFTVDVAIIRGTEVDERGNIGADAEPATLDALECAQAARGSGGIVIVQVKRRTTAPLDPRRVFIPAALVDYVVVVPEQRQTYLTEEDHTLFDPAQPAPEGVPAGFTDPIRAVVARRAAMEVRAGDVLNLGFGMSADVGAVLREQGRLHEVTLAVEQGLYDGAPELGDLFGMSVGPSARVSSAVQFDSFATGLIDVTCLGMAQADRHGNVNVSAFGGKVMGPGGFVDISQYARTSVFCGAFRAKGLQIELLDGGARLVREGQVAKFVADVDDVTFSGRLAAAEGRRALYVTERCVFELTPDGLALIEVAPGLDLERDVLAHLPWRPIMRDVRPMPAEVFAPINPVLLEQS, encoded by the coding sequence ATGCGAGCAGAGTTGCTCTCGGTCGACGACGCCGCGGCGTTGGTCAGGAACGGCGCCACCGTGGCGCTGGCCGCCAACGGCGGCGGGATGCTCGAACCCACCGAGCTGATCGGTGCCATCGAACGGCGCTTCCTGGCGACCTCCTCACCCCGCGCCCTGCACGTGGTGCATGCCCTCGGCGCCGGCGACCGCGCCTCGCGGGGCCTGAACGGCTTCGCCCACGAGGGGATGGTCCGGCGGGTCACCGGCGGGCACTGGACCTGGTCGCCGGCCATGATGCGCCTGGCCGCCGAGGAGAGGATCGAGGCGTACACGATGCCCGCCGGGGTGATCACGCACCTGCTGCGCGAGTCCGGCGCGCGCCGGCCGGGGTTGATCACCCGGACCGGGCTGCACACGTTCGCCGACCCTCGGCTGAAGGGCTGCCGGGCGAACGCGAGCGCGCGCGACGACGTCGTCGAACTGCTCGAGCTGGATGGCACCGAGTACCTGCGCTACCGCCCGTTCACGGTCGACGTCGCGATCATCCGCGGCACCGAGGTCGACGAGCGCGGGAACATCGGCGCCGACGCCGAGCCCGCGACCCTCGACGCGCTCGAGTGCGCCCAGGCCGCCAGAGGCTCCGGCGGGATCGTCATCGTCCAGGTGAAGCGCCGCACCACGGCGCCGCTGGACCCGCGCCGGGTGTTCATCCCGGCCGCGCTCGTGGACTACGTGGTGGTCGTTCCCGAGCAGCGCCAGACCTACCTCACCGAGGAGGACCACACCCTGTTCGACCCGGCGCAGCCGGCACCCGAGGGCGTGCCGGCCGGCTTCACCGACCCGATCCGGGCCGTTGTCGCCCGCCGGGCGGCCATGGAGGTCCGCGCGGGCGACGTGCTCAACCTCGGCTTCGGAATGAGCGCCGACGTGGGCGCTGTACTACGCGAGCAGGGCCGCCTGCACGAGGTGACCCTCGCCGTCGAGCAGGGTCTCTATGACGGCGCCCCGGAACTCGGCGACCTGTTCGGGATGTCCGTCGGGCCGTCCGCGCGGGTCAGCTCCGCGGTCCAGTTCGACTCCTTCGCGACCGGCCTGATCGACGTGACCTGCCTCGGCATGGCGCAGGCGGACCGCCACGGCAACGTGAACGTGTCCGCGTTCGGCGGCAAGGTGATGGGCCCCGGCGGCTTCGTCGACATCAGCCAGTACGCGCGTACCTCCGTGTTCTGCGGCGCCTTCCGCGCGAAGGGCCTCCAGATCGAGCTGCTCGACGGCGGAGCCCGCCTCGTGCGGGAGGGTCAGGTCGCGAAGTTCGTCGCCGACGTCGACGACGTCACCTTCTCCGGGCGCCTCGCCGCTGCCGAGGGCCGGCGAGCCCTGTACGTCACCGAGCGGTGCGTCTTCGAGCTGACCCCGGACGGACTCGCGCTCATCGAGGTCGCGCCCGGACTCGACCTCGAGCGCGACGTCCTCGCGCACCTGCCCTGGCGCCCGATCATGCGGGACGTGCGCCCGATGCCCGCCGAGGTCTTCGCCCCCATCAACCCCGTCCTTCTGGAGCAATCGTGA
- a CDS encoding enoyl-CoA hydratase/isomerase family protein has translation MSATDEARHHQAEEQSQMYVKFEVRDDAAWIVIDRPGKLNALDLDGWHGITAALHQAAAEAPGPVVLTGTGRAFCAGDDIATFAQHTTRERAHDFFIGGLLGTMEAIATHPYPVIAGVNGLAVGGGCELVLVSDLAIAAESARFALPEGRIGAWPTVQVGVAAHESGRKLANEMAFEMGWVSAADAPRFGLVNRVVPDEDLGEELEQTIARIRAASPQAQRLTKRFLNEELVTTGLPKVRRALEALIDETLPTRDLQEGTSAFLAKRLPTFIDA, from the coding sequence GTGAGCGCCACCGATGAAGCCCGCCACCACCAAGCCGAGGAGCAGTCGCAGATGTATGTGAAGTTCGAGGTCCGGGACGATGCGGCCTGGATCGTCATCGACCGGCCGGGCAAGCTCAACGCCCTCGACCTGGACGGGTGGCACGGGATCACGGCGGCGCTGCACCAGGCCGCCGCCGAGGCACCCGGGCCGGTGGTCCTGACCGGCACCGGCCGCGCCTTCTGCGCCGGCGACGACATCGCCACGTTCGCCCAGCACACCACCCGCGAACGCGCCCACGACTTCTTCATCGGTGGCCTGCTCGGCACCATGGAGGCGATCGCCACCCACCCGTACCCGGTCATCGCCGGCGTGAACGGGCTGGCCGTCGGAGGCGGCTGCGAACTCGTGCTCGTTTCCGACCTCGCCATCGCGGCCGAATCCGCCAGGTTCGCGCTGCCTGAGGGCCGCATCGGGGCCTGGCCCACCGTCCAGGTCGGCGTCGCGGCGCACGAGAGCGGACGCAAGCTGGCCAACGAGATGGCGTTCGAGATGGGCTGGGTGAGCGCCGCCGACGCGCCGCGGTTCGGGCTCGTCAACCGGGTGGTCCCCGACGAGGACCTCGGGGAGGAGCTCGAGCAGACGATCGCGCGGATCCGCGCCGCCTCCCCGCAGGCACAGCGGCTGACCAAGCGGTTCCTCAACGAGGAGCTCGTCACGACGGGCCTGCCGAAGGTCCGTCGCGCGCTCGAGGCCCTGATCGACGAGACCCTGCCCACGCGTGACCTGCAGGAGGGCACCAGCGCCTTCCTCGCCAAGCGCCTGCCGACCTTCATCGACGCGTAA
- a CDS encoding ABC transporter substrate-binding protein gives MAIATTAALTACSGSGTPGTDEGDGSATINLWHTESTPITVEAMQEIIDEYEAANPGVEIIQETVAWGDLQVKFQAALAAGDLPEITHVEPMFVRTLYGQDLLLPLDEVVESFDGDYLPQLQEMFELEDGHTYGVVHAWGTDTTTYRADMYANAPEAGTPEDVTTWAESIEQWSAVAEANPGVSPLLLAGSAAHNVNEDLYLWLGSNGGTLFDENGHVTIDTPEMIEVLEYWKELKDTGILAPEWSSAAYADSLSGLANGDAATIYSFGRAVYTFQEQAPDLVPGEDIQVYGPRPIGPSGDDWITQLDAEPFVVFKDSPDADATIDFLKFFYEHDNYLSWIGTVPTQLLPVMPSMFEDPEWQALPEVQDWGFWIDVQREALESGHAYPLMVTSADEMSLPYLSDLYGSAILVDMVMEVVESGVDPAEAAATAQQRADELLSPQYQD, from the coding sequence GTGGCGATCGCGACCACCGCCGCACTCACGGCGTGTTCGGGCTCGGGCACGCCCGGCACCGACGAAGGAGACGGCAGCGCCACCATCAACCTGTGGCACACCGAGTCCACCCCCATCACCGTCGAGGCGATGCAGGAGATCATCGACGAGTACGAGGCGGCCAACCCCGGCGTCGAGATCATCCAGGAGACGGTCGCGTGGGGTGACCTGCAGGTGAAGTTCCAGGCCGCACTCGCTGCCGGCGACCTGCCCGAGATCACTCACGTCGAGCCGATGTTCGTGCGCACGCTGTACGGCCAGGACCTGCTGCTCCCGCTCGACGAGGTCGTCGAATCCTTCGACGGCGACTACCTCCCGCAGCTGCAGGAGATGTTCGAGCTCGAGGACGGCCACACCTACGGCGTGGTGCACGCCTGGGGCACCGACACCACCACCTACCGCGCCGACATGTACGCGAACGCGCCCGAGGCCGGCACCCCCGAGGACGTCACCACCTGGGCGGAGTCCATCGAGCAGTGGTCCGCCGTGGCCGAGGCGAACCCCGGGGTCTCCCCGCTCCTGCTCGCCGGCTCCGCCGCGCACAACGTCAACGAGGATCTCTACCTCTGGCTGGGCTCGAACGGCGGCACGCTGTTCGACGAGAACGGCCACGTCACCATCGACACCCCGGAGATGATCGAGGTCCTGGAGTACTGGAAGGAGCTCAAGGACACCGGCATCCTCGCCCCCGAGTGGTCCTCCGCCGCCTACGCGGACAGCCTGAGCGGCCTCGCGAACGGCGATGCGGCGACCATCTACTCCTTCGGCCGCGCGGTGTACACGTTCCAGGAGCAGGCCCCGGACCTGGTGCCGGGGGAGGACATCCAGGTCTACGGCCCGCGTCCGATCGGGCCCTCCGGCGACGACTGGATCACCCAGCTCGACGCGGAGCCGTTCGTGGTGTTCAAGGACTCCCCGGACGCGGACGCGACCATCGACTTCCTGAAGTTCTTCTACGAGCACGACAACTACCTCAGCTGGATCGGCACGGTGCCCACCCAGTTGCTGCCGGTCATGCCGTCGATGTTCGAGGACCCGGAGTGGCAGGCGCTGCCCGAGGTGCAGGACTGGGGCTTCTGGATCGACGTGCAGCGGGAGGCTCTCGAGTCCGGGCACGCCTACCCGCTCATGGTGACCAGCGCCGACGAGATGTCGCTGCCGTACCTGAGCGACCTGTACGGCTCGGCGATCCTCGTCGACATGGTGATGGAGGTCGTCGAGAGCGGCGTCGATCCCGCCGAGGCCGCCGCCACCGCACAGCAGCGGGCCGACGAGCTGCTCTCCCCGCAGTACCAGGACTGA
- a CDS encoding carbohydrate ABC transporter permease: MLTDTPVRAETGTGPPLKAARKPRMPQWFWGVLLVIPSAVLVLGVIAVPIVYLARLSLTDAHAYLPRINDIGLGNFANLAASPQFWQSLRTTLLYAVLTVVIQLVLGVVVALLMHQNFRGRGVVRLIAIAPYMIPAIIVALVWRWLLEPNNGAYSWFVRTVLPGADAVNLLSPTWIFASLVVVSVWMYTPFVVISVLARLQTVDPSVIEASTVDGAGPWRRFWHIILPELSAVLLTLALLRFMFMFTKFDIVYLFAGTGQEVRTLPLLTFQTIFGESRLGAGASLAMVMFVLLVVFTTVYLKTLHRRSEDTE, encoded by the coding sequence ATGCTCACAGACACCCCCGTGCGTGCCGAGACCGGCACCGGTCCGCCGCTCAAGGCGGCTCGCAAGCCCCGCATGCCCCAATGGTTCTGGGGCGTGCTGCTGGTCATCCCGTCAGCCGTCCTCGTCCTCGGCGTCATCGCCGTGCCGATCGTGTACCTGGCGCGGCTCAGCCTGACCGACGCCCACGCCTACCTACCCCGGATCAATGACATCGGGCTCGGGAACTTCGCCAACCTCGCGGCCTCCCCGCAGTTCTGGCAGAGCCTGCGCACGACCCTGCTCTACGCGGTCCTGACCGTGGTGATCCAGCTCGTCCTCGGCGTCGTCGTGGCCCTGCTGATGCACCAGAACTTCCGTGGCCGTGGGGTCGTCCGGCTGATCGCGATCGCGCCCTACATGATCCCGGCGATCATCGTCGCCCTGGTCTGGCGCTGGCTGCTCGAGCCCAACAACGGCGCGTACTCCTGGTTCGTGCGGACCGTGCTGCCCGGGGCGGACGCGGTGAACCTGCTCAGCCCGACCTGGATCTTCGCGTCCCTGGTGGTGGTCTCGGTATGGATGTACACGCCGTTCGTGGTGATCAGCGTGCTGGCCCGGCTGCAGACCGTCGACCCGTCCGTGATCGAGGCCTCAACCGTGGACGGGGCCGGCCCGTGGCGCCGGTTCTGGCACATCATCCTGCCCGAGCTGAGTGCGGTGCTGCTGACCCTGGCGCTGCTGCGATTCATGTTCATGTTCACGAAGTTCGACATCGTCTACCTCTTCGCCGGGACCGGCCAGGAGGTCCGGACGCTGCCGTTGCTGACGTTCCAGACGATCTTCGGGGAGTCCCGGCTCGGCGCCGGGGCGAGCCTCGCGATGGTGATGTTCGTCCTGCTCGTCGTCTTCACGACGGTCTACCTCAAGACCCTGCACCGACGCTCGGAGGACACCGAATGA
- a CDS encoding acyl-CoA dehydrogenase family protein, translating into MISGLEEFIRADVAPRAQAIDRDATIPPELVETAAALGLQRILAGRGGRPDASRIEEACEVSQAIAAHSPAVALVVAGTRLTTYLLGKYAPAHLVDRWLEPTFAGRTFGAFAITEPHAGTDIRGMSTVAELDGDRYVLNGGKCWVGFAPVADFAIVLAKVGSADRDAAMVALVVDMSSPGASGRPGPELSGFRGMPNGELSFTDVSVPATDRLEVEGFAGMMDGLNMARIDAAAYACGLLRGALVASLERANGRAAFGRPLADLAIIQRKIGRIATDYHAARALTQRAARSFAEGDGGDQDLISMAKMFSSDAARRATDEAMQIHGALGIVSDEPVNRMHRDAKVTQIFDGTSEIHETMLGRRALRAQAAGRLVPFVDDEPAAEPSAPGVGGGR; encoded by the coding sequence ATGATCAGCGGTCTCGAAGAGTTCATCCGCGCCGACGTCGCCCCGCGGGCGCAGGCGATCGACCGCGACGCGACCATCCCACCGGAGCTGGTCGAGACGGCCGCCGCCCTCGGCCTGCAACGGATCCTCGCGGGCCGCGGCGGCCGCCCGGACGCGAGCAGGATCGAGGAGGCCTGTGAGGTGTCGCAGGCCATCGCCGCCCACTCGCCCGCGGTCGCGCTCGTCGTCGCCGGGACCAGGCTGACGACGTACCTGCTCGGCAAGTACGCGCCGGCCCACCTGGTCGACCGGTGGCTCGAGCCCACGTTCGCCGGGCGGACGTTCGGCGCGTTCGCGATCACCGAGCCGCACGCCGGCACCGACATCAGGGGGATGAGCACCGTCGCCGAGCTCGACGGGGACCGGTACGTCCTGAACGGCGGCAAGTGCTGGGTCGGCTTCGCCCCGGTCGCCGACTTCGCGATCGTCCTCGCCAAGGTCGGGTCCGCCGACCGCGACGCGGCGATGGTCGCGCTCGTGGTGGACATGTCGAGCCCCGGCGCGTCCGGGCGCCCAGGGCCGGAGCTCTCGGGCTTTCGGGGCATGCCCAACGGTGAGCTCAGCTTCACCGACGTGTCCGTGCCCGCCACCGACCGTCTGGAGGTGGAGGGCTTCGCCGGCATGATGGACGGGCTCAACATGGCTCGGATCGACGCCGCCGCCTACGCGTGCGGGCTGCTCCGTGGGGCACTGGTCGCCAGCCTCGAACGGGCGAACGGGCGGGCCGCGTTCGGGCGGCCGCTCGCCGACCTGGCGATCATCCAGCGCAAGATCGGCCGCATCGCCACCGACTACCACGCGGCCCGGGCGCTGACCCAGCGGGCGGCGCGCTCGTTCGCCGAGGGAGACGGGGGAGACCAGGACCTCATTTCGATGGCGAAGATGTTCTCCTCCGACGCGGCCCGGCGGGCGACCGACGAAGCCATGCAGATCCACGGCGCCCTCGGCATCGTGAGCGACGAGCCGGTGAACCGGATGCACCGCGACGCGAAGGTGACCCAGATCTTCGACGGCACCAGCGAGATCCACGAGACCATGCTCGGCCGACGTGCCCTGCGGGCGCAGGCCGCCGGCCGCCTTGTACCGTTCGTGGACGACGAGCCGGCCGCTGAGCCCAGCGCGCCCGGAGTAGGGGGCGGGCGATGA
- a CDS encoding carbohydrate ABC transporter permease: MSTLKRLTQPRYVLAIGIVIVVAVNLFPFYWMVLTSVKPGTELFSNPPRFFTTMPDFGAYVRLIESTGFLTYAKNSVIISTGATLLSIAVSAMAAYGLTRFKFPGSKAFTTGILYAYTFAPIVVVVPLYGLFRDLGLINTYGGMILAYASFGVPFSMWLLRPFFNSIPKELEEAAFLDGANRVKSAWYVVLPQATPGIIAVSVFTFLLAWEDYLFARVLITDTNMKTLPVALHDLQNASLQDWPLLMAAAALVSLPVLLAFLYLQKYLIAGWGAGAIK; this comes from the coding sequence ATGAGCACCCTGAAGCGACTCACCCAGCCGCGGTACGTCCTGGCCATCGGCATCGTCATCGTGGTGGCGGTGAACCTGTTCCCGTTCTACTGGATGGTCCTGACGTCGGTGAAGCCCGGCACCGAGCTGTTCTCGAACCCGCCGCGGTTCTTCACCACGATGCCCGACTTCGGTGCCTACGTCCGGCTCATCGAGAGCACCGGATTCCTGACCTACGCCAAGAACAGCGTGATCATCTCCACCGGAGCCACGTTGCTGTCCATCGCCGTCTCGGCGATGGCCGCCTACGGCCTGACCCGCTTCAAGTTCCCCGGCAGCAAGGCCTTCACCACCGGGATCCTGTACGCGTACACGTTCGCCCCGATCGTCGTCGTGGTCCCGCTGTACGGGCTGTTCCGCGACCTTGGCCTGATCAACACCTACGGCGGGATGATCCTGGCATACGCCTCGTTCGGGGTGCCGTTCAGCATGTGGCTGCTGCGCCCGTTCTTCAACTCCATCCCCAAGGAGCTCGAGGAGGCCGCGTTCCTGGACGGCGCGAACCGGGTCAAGAGCGCCTGGTACGTCGTCCTGCCGCAGGCCACCCCCGGCATCATCGCCGTCTCGGTGTTCACGTTCCTGCTCGCCTGGGAGGACTACCTGTTCGCCCGGGTGCTCATCACCGACACGAACATGAAGACGCTGCCCGTCGCCCTGCACGACCTGCAGAACGCGAGCCTGCAGGACTGGCCGCTGCTCATGGCCGCCGCGGCCCTGGTCAGCCTGCCGGTCCTGCTCGCCTTCCTGTACCTGCAGAAGTACCTGATCGCCGGCTGGGGCGCCGGCGCGATCAAGTGA
- a CDS encoding CaiB/BaiF CoA transferase family protein, protein MTNTLPLEGIRVLDFAHMMQGPWAAEMLADLGADVIKIEAVDGGERGRLSGTTFLNGHSSQFLSMNRNKRSVAVNLKDPDGLRIALRLIETADVLVQNFRPGVMDRLGLGWDRVHELNPRLVYCSASGYGPHAADQRMPGQDLLAQARTGALWLTGTRDADPTPAGPFVADVHAATMLALGAAAALVERARTGTGRLIEVDLVGAMLHQTTQEVVTAINSGTAPVRPTVPGSASIEAPYGVHATRDGYIAISLTTMQALADGLDRPDLLADFPDKEAATERREELNARVSALVAAMDSAPCLDALSAAGVWCAPVNDYPAMMADPMVAWPERRVQVDHPEAGRLDLVGNPIRLDGAQLPARRPAPLLGEHTGELIAELGLTDELDALLATGALGAGAGHVAERVTS, encoded by the coding sequence ATGACGAACACCCTTCCCCTCGAGGGCATCCGCGTCCTCGACTTCGCCCACATGATGCAGGGCCCCTGGGCGGCCGAGATGCTCGCCGACCTCGGCGCCGACGTGATCAAGATCGAAGCCGTCGACGGCGGTGAGCGGGGCCGCCTGTCCGGCACCACGTTCCTGAACGGCCACAGCTCGCAGTTCCTCTCGATGAACCGGAACAAGCGGTCGGTCGCGGTCAACCTCAAGGACCCGGACGGGCTGCGGATCGCGCTGCGCCTGATCGAGACCGCCGACGTGCTGGTGCAGAACTTCCGGCCCGGTGTGATGGACCGTCTCGGGCTGGGCTGGGACCGGGTCCACGAACTGAACCCCCGGCTGGTGTACTGCTCGGCCTCCGGGTACGGGCCGCACGCCGCCGACCAGCGGATGCCGGGCCAGGACCTGCTCGCCCAGGCCCGCACCGGGGCGCTCTGGCTGACCGGGACCCGCGACGCCGACCCGACCCCCGCCGGTCCGTTCGTCGCCGACGTCCACGCCGCCACGATGCTCGCCCTCGGCGCGGCCGCGGCACTGGTGGAGCGGGCCCGCACCGGCACAGGTCGCCTGATCGAGGTGGACCTGGTCGGCGCGATGCTGCACCAGACCACCCAGGAGGTCGTCACCGCGATCAACTCCGGAACGGCGCCGGTCCGGCCGACGGTGCCCGGCAGCGCATCCATCGAGGCCCCCTACGGGGTCCACGCCACCCGCGACGGCTACATCGCGATCTCGTTGACGACCATGCAGGCGCTCGCGGACGGCCTGGACCGGCCGGACCTCCTCGCGGACTTCCCGGACAAGGAGGCCGCGACCGAGCGCCGCGAGGAACTGAACGCCCGCGTGAGCGCTCTGGTCGCGGCCATGGACTCGGCCCCGTGCCTGGACGCGCTGAGCGCGGCGGGCGTGTGGTGCGCACCGGTCAACGACTATCCGGCGATGATGGCCGACCCGATGGTCGCCTGGCCGGAGCGTCGCGTGCAGGTGGACCACCCCGAGGCGGGCCGCCTCGACCTGGTCGGCAACCCGATCAGGCTCGACGGCGCCCAGCTGCCGGCCCGGCGGCCGGCCCCGCTGCTCGGCGAGCACACCGGCGAGCTGATCGCCGAGCTCGGCCTCACCGACGAGCTCGACGCACTCCTGGCGACGGGTGCCCTCGGCGCCGGCGCCGGGCACGTTGCCGAGCGAGTGACCTCATGA
- a CDS encoding SDR family NAD(P)-dependent oxidoreductase codes for MTDVEREGPTAQAPLSGSVAMVTGAVGALGAAICLDLARAGADIVVHHLRQDDEARALCVELEGLGARTVSVSADVTDTDEVAAALTRAQDQLGPIDILVNNAGWMESRRLVDTDLAQWRRTMSVDLDGVFIVTRQVVPGMLERGEGRIVNVSSQLAFKGATDFVAYCTAKAGLLGFTRALAREIGPTVRVNAIAPGPIDTPMVTPHATPDWVHARTRDSVIGRLGLPEEIGPAVAFLVGPGASLFHGQTLHLNGGGVLG; via the coding sequence ATGACTGACGTCGAACGCGAAGGCCCGACGGCGCAGGCACCGTTGAGCGGGTCGGTGGCCATGGTCACCGGTGCGGTGGGCGCTCTCGGGGCGGCCATCTGCCTCGACCTCGCCCGCGCCGGGGCCGACATCGTGGTGCATCACCTGCGTCAGGACGACGAGGCTCGCGCCCTGTGCGTCGAGCTGGAGGGCCTCGGCGCCCGCACCGTCTCGGTGTCCGCGGACGTGACGGATACCGACGAGGTCGCCGCCGCGCTGACCCGCGCGCAGGATCAGCTCGGTCCGATCGATATCCTGGTCAACAACGCGGGATGGATGGAGTCACGGCGACTCGTCGACACCGACCTGGCCCAGTGGCGCCGGACCATGTCCGTCGACCTGGACGGGGTCTTCATCGTCACCCGCCAGGTCGTTCCGGGGATGCTCGAGCGAGGGGAGGGGCGCATCGTGAACGTGAGTTCGCAACTAGCCTTCAAGGGGGCGACCGACTTCGTCGCGTACTGCACGGCGAAGGCCGGGCTGCTCGGTTTCACCCGGGCGCTGGCCCGCGAGATCGGCCCGACCGTGCGCGTCAACGCCATCGCACCCGGGCCGATCGACACCCCGATGGTGACCCCGCACGCGACGCCGGACTGGGTGCACGCACGCACCCGCGACTCCGTGATCGGCAGGCTCGGCCTGCCCGAGGAGATCGGCCCCGCGGTCGCCTTCCTGGTCGGGCCCGGCGCCTCGCTGTTCCACGGACAGACGCTGCACCTGAACGGTGGCGGGGTACTCGGGTGA
- a CDS encoding MaoC family dehydratase produces MSATGRRDGLPAVGSAVVFRKTVTEADVGLFAGITGDFAPQHTDEEYMQGRPQGTRMAHGTLVLALTSTAAARLCTEHDVTAVSYGYNRVRFIRPVFLGDTVRVEYAIASVDPERRQALAEMRATTHQGEELVLVGTHILYCYPDEDGAS; encoded by the coding sequence ATGAGTGCCACCGGACGGCGCGACGGACTCCCCGCCGTCGGCTCGGCAGTTGTGTTCCGCAAGACGGTCACCGAGGCCGACGTCGGCCTGTTCGCCGGGATCACCGGTGACTTCGCGCCGCAGCACACCGACGAGGAGTACATGCAGGGCCGCCCGCAGGGCACGCGGATGGCGCACGGCACCCTCGTGCTGGCGCTCACCTCCACCGCGGCCGCCCGGCTGTGCACCGAGCACGACGTCACGGCGGTCTCCTACGGCTACAACCGGGTCCGGTTCATCCGGCCCGTGTTCCTCGGGGACACCGTCCGGGTGGAGTACGCGATCGCCTCCGTCGATCCCGAGCGCCGCCAGGCCCTCGCCGAGATGCGCGCGACCACCCACCAGGGCGAGGAACTCGTCCTGGTCGGAACCCACATCCTGTACTGCTACCCCGACGAGGATGGTGCCTCATGA